From the genome of Parabacteroides sp. FAFU027:
GGATAATCGCCCAGAGTATTGACCACTCTACCATCACCATCAAAATTTCTTCTATGCATCGAAGTAACAATCACCGGAGTAGCACCTCGTTTGCGTGCTTCTGCAATAAATTGTTTCAACGTCTTTTTATACGATGTAAAAGGTCCGATACCTTCTCCTTTCTGTTTCTGGTCATTGTGACCAAACTCCATGAAGATGTAATCTCCTTTTTTCATTTGAGTCAAAAGCTTAGCCAATCGCTTCACACCAATAAATGTCGATGCTGTTTCTCCCGATTCGGCATAGTTGGCAATGGCAACACCTTTGCCAAAGAAACGGGTAAACATCTGTCCCCAACCACACCAGGGCTCGTTATCCTGGTCAACCACGGTTGAATTTCCACAAAGGAATACCGTCGGCACATCAGCCTTGGTAATCTCTAATGCTACTACCGATGGGTGCTCGTCATTAAATTCGAGCGTCAGTTTATTATCCCAGTTCAGCTTACCGATTTCACGGGGTTTTATCTTAACCGTATCCGTTGCAGAGATACGGTGATTACGGATATTCACGGTAAAAGTCTGTGTTGAAAACTCTCCTTTTTTAGTGGCAACATGTTCCAGCATCAGACGACGTGATTCAGCCCGAACGGTTGTTAATGAAGCCTTCTTCGCATCTCCGAGAATCACTTTAACATTGTAATTTCCTTCCGGGAGGTTTACTGAAAAATAGAACGGTTTTCCGCCACAAACTCCATCAGAGGTCAACGCGTTTTTACCTCCACGGTCAAAAGCTTCGGGTGTAGTCCCCAAATCAAAACCGTACCCTTTACTGTCTGAGAACTTATCAGCCGGTGTAACGGCTACATAACCTTTTTCTGTATTCGCTGTTCCAAAGTCGAATTTCCATTCAGTCTGCTGTGCCTGTATTAAAGACGATGCCGCGAGGAGCAATACTCCAAGTATGTATTTCATTTATTGATTCTTTTATTTCAAATTCCACATCAAATGAACATGTTTCATAAGGACTTCAATCCCTCATTCCTTATTTCACACCCTTCTTCAACTCATCCGGGCTGCTTTTCGAGTAAGAGCTGATCGCTGCAGCCTCTTTGGTAAAGAGGTCTTTGATTTGTTGAATATCTACGGTATTTTCAGGGCGGAACTTATCCGACTGCATGTAATTTACAATCGAGCGGTACAGACTTTCAGCTACCGGACGCTCTAACAGGTTCTTTTTCAAATCACAAGAGGTAATCATCAGTTTCCCTTTGCCAACGTTTGCTTCCAGTAACATTGCCAGTTTACGGTTGATAAACCAGGTATCAATCGGCTGAACAATCGGTTGGAAACCTTTCGGGAAATCAGTCAGCAACATGGTCTGCGCTTTATTAATCAGCTCCCACCATTGCATATTTCCCCACGCTTCGGTCACAAAATCTTTAAAAACCGGATGATAATTATTGATGAAAACACCGGTTGTATGCGGAGGACGCATTTTAAACCAGGAAGTATTCCAGAAAGCAGGCTGATACTGTTGTACCACATCTTTTCCGTATTTGATTTTTCCGGCAGCCAGTATCAGGACTTTCCCTCCGTCATTCAGAATTTTAGTAGCCTTTGCATCCAAAGAATCGGTAACGTAAATACCGGCAGTATTTACCTGCTCTTTTTGTTCTGGATACACCCAGAAATCCCAGTCATTCACAAAATCAGTTCCTTCAATGGAGATTTCCAGATTCAGTTTAGCAGCTGATTGGAATTCCGATAAATCCAGTTTTACTTCTCCCAAATCGAAATTGTTTCCTACCGGAATATCTTTCACGGACAATAAGCCTTGTTTTACCACTAATCCATAAGCATCTTTGATTCGCCAGATAGTTTTAGCATTAGGTAACTTTTCTCTGCCGAAGTGAGCTACCTCAACTTTCGTATTTAGCGTTTCATTGTTTCGGAAAACGAATTTATCCATACGTACCAACGGCACAGTAGAGTTACAGAAGCGACGGAACTGAGGACCGGTCATGTACCCCTTATTATCCCAAAAAGCATCCAATACGCCTACCAATGCCGTTCCCTGACCGGAGTAATCATTGAGTCCAAGCAATTGGAATCCGGCATAATCGGGAGTGCGCAACGTTTTCTCTATTTCATGTTTGTAGCACAATACCTGTAGTTTTCCTGATGCCATCAGAAATTCGTGGCTCAAATCAGCCATATCGTTGTCTGCCAGGTCTTCTTTGAAAAGCTCGAAGTTTTTGGCACGGGTTACCCCGGTATATTTTTTGATTTCATCGAAATTCGGGAAAACGCACCACTGACCGGTCTCATGAGAAACGTAAGGTTGTTTTACAGTATCAATTCTATCCCGATAATCAGACATTGACTCCGGACGGCCACCGCTCCAGGTCAGGCCCCGGGCCCCGGCTTTCACATGATATTGACTCTTCGGCTGCCATGCCCAGCCATTGCCTACTGATGCTCCGGTGTACAAGCGACGTGAATCTGTCGCTTTCCAGTAATCTACAAATTTACTTACCCAGGAAACCCAGGCTCCACGCGGTTCATTTCCGGCTGACAGGAAGGTAAATGAAGCAAAGTTGCCATACTCTTTCACCATACGTTTGGTTTCATCCATGAGGTAGGTATCAATCGGTAGTCCTTTACCCAATTGGGTACTGTGGTTCGGCCAACTCGGACCTTCCGGTTGAAGGTACATACCCACTCGGTCTGCGGCTTTGAAGGCTGCTTCCGGCGGACAGAATGAGTGAAAACGCATGTGGTTCAATCCGTACGCTTTGCAAATACGGAATACCCGTTCCCATGAAGGTTCGTCCATCGGAGCATATCCTGTAAGCGGGAAAAGACAGTTTTCAACAGTTCCACGCAGAACCGTTTTATGACCATTTACGTAGAAATATTTTCCATGAATGCTCATTTCACGCATACCAAACTCAACGGTCTTAGCATCAGTCTCTTTCCCGAAAGTCAATGTCGCGGAAAGATTGTATAGAGCAGGGTCAAACTCATCCCAGGTCAACACCCCTTCACCCATTTGGAGGGTTGTAGTCACTTCGTTTTCTTTTCCGGAAACGGTGAAAGGTACTTCGACCGGAGAAATTGAATGAGACTTATTGCTGTTGAAGCTTTTAACTGATAAGGTGATTTTACCGGAAGCAGGTTTACCACTCTCGTTCATCACTTTGATTTTGACCAAAGCTGTCTTATTTTTCAGATTAGGATATACCTGAATATCATCGAACCCAACGGGTGAACCGGCACGCAATTGAAGTGCGCCCACCATCCCGTTCCAGTTTCCCTGGGTGTGGTCTGTCACGCTATGTGAGTTTTGACCAACATCGATATCCTTCATGCGGTTATCAATACGCACGGTGATACGATGTTTGCCCGGCTTAATTGCAGAAGTAATGTCAAATACGTGAGGAATCACCAGTGAATTTTGAGAACCCACTTCTACATTATCCACCCAAACACGGGTAATGAAGTGCGGACGTTCCAGGTAAAGAACCACACGCTCGCCTTTCCAGGAAGAAGGAATCACAACATCTTTCTGGTACCAGGCCAATCCGACGTAATGTTTCAGCTGAGTCAACCAGAATGGCATCTTGATATTGCCGGGTTGACGGTACTTTTCCATTTTGGGATTAAAATACCAGGAACTATCGTAGATGCTACCGGTAAATTTCGTTTTCAGGTCAATATCAAACCCCTTCAGGTTCTCGACCATTGAACCGGGTAGTTTAATGGAGTCATTCAGCTTTTTTGAGAACCATTTTTCAGAAAGGCCCTGATCGTTTTGGTCCATGGCAAAAGCCCATTTACCTTTCAGGTCAATAACTTTTGATGATGCCGAATATATCTGGTTAAAAGCAATTAATGCAATAAGCAATAGCAGTGTTTTTCTCATAGTTTTATGGTAGTTTCGCTTTTCTGATTTTTTAAGTCTGATTTATTTAGTTATTGTCCGACTGAAGGTTTTCAAATTAGTTTAAATATCATATTAGATTTATCCGGATAAACTTAAAACAGGTTGCAACGTTATTTCCCTAAGCTGTGGATAACACATTAAAACGCCGGAACAAAATCACCTAACATTGGATAATGCAAAAGAACAATGAACTCCCCTCATATAAAATGGAAAAACGTACAGATGAATGAATAATAATCCAAGCGGTTGTATTTGTCGTATCGATATTTGTACAGATACGTGAGACAAATAATACACTGATCCATACAATCTGATAATTAACCATTATAGACATGATATAAATCATGTATCTTTGTCCAATTAATAAGACCTTTAATCCTTAAAACTACAAGAAAAATGCGTTTGATAAGCTGTATCAAGTTTACTCTGTTTATAGCGCTGTTTCCGCTTCTTTCCTTTGCTGAAGGCCAACCCACATTTGAACGTCTGACAACAAACGATGGATTGTCTCATAATACGATCCGGGATCTGCTCAAAGATAACACCGGTTTCTTATGGTGCGCTACGCTCAACGGACTCGATCGTTTCGATGGTATTAAGTTCAAAAGCTTTAAGCCCGAGACCGGAAATACCTCATCCCTCTCCAGTGGAAAGCTAAAAGAGCTCAATCTTGATAGTAAAGGAAATATCTGGATCAGGACTTATGCAGATCTCTATCATTGCTATGACCCGAGAAAAGGGAAATTCATTCCGATATTTGAGAATAAGACATTACGGAACACTAAGTTCAACCTCTTTTACGAGGATAGTCAGCATAATATCTGGCTGGGGAGCGCAACTGCCGGATGTGTAAAGATTTCTTTTGGTGAGGATAAAATCGACACGAAGATATATTCCACCAATCAACAAATCAATCGCATTCCTTCGGAAAAAGTTTACGATATCCTTGAAGATAAAAACCACAACGTCTGGTTTCTGACCGCAAAAGGTATTGTCATGACCATTAACGGACAAGTGGTTAACACAATCTTTTCGGGCAAACAGGCTGTCCCATTTTTCAAAGCTTATGAGTTAAACAATAAGGTTTACTTCATTTCTCAAAGAGGAAAAGTCGTAGATTATGATCTGAAAACCCGCAAGTTTGGAAAAATGGCGGAACTAGCCAATTGTGAGATTATCAAGACAGCTGTACTCAGTCCGACCCAACTTCTACTATTAACACGGAGTCAGGGAATCTTAATTTACAATACCTATACCGCTCAATTCTCACCGGAAGAGACGATATTCGGAGAGAAAATATACGGTTTACCGAATGTCCAGACAGATAGATTCGGGGATCTGTGGGTTTATAATCGTACTGGTAATGTATGGATGTATAATCCGCAGAACAGAAAAGTTGTGAAACTTACACTTTTGCCATCCGCTATGCTTCAACTGATTGATGAAGAAAGATATCAGTTTTTGGGAGACCGCCACGGGAACGTCTGGATAACCACATATGGAAATGGTCTGTATTGTTATAACCGAGCCAACGGGACTTTGGAACATTATGTGTCAGAACCCAACAATCCCTATTCATTGTCATCCAATTATTTGTTGTCAATCGCATTAGATGATTTCAACAACATCTGGATCGGGACTGAATATATGGGACTGAATAAAATCTCATTCTCATACCGAAATGTACAAACCGTTTACCCGGCACCTCTCAACTCGGGAAGAAACGGCAATACAATTAAGGCTTTACTCGAAGACAACAATCGAAACATCTGGGTTGCTACAAAAGCCGGAAGTCTCTACCAATACGATCCTACTCTATCAACCCGGAAAACTGTTTTCGAAAATGGATCCAACATCTACGGTATGTACCAGGATAAAGAGGGGACTATCTGGATGGCCTCTAAAGGAAACGGACTCTATGAACTAAAGGGGGGATCATTTGCCAATGCCATAAACTACCGGAAAACAGATTCTCCCTCAAGCCTGAGCAATAATCAGGTTTATTCCATGCTTAAAGACCGAAAAGGCCGCCTTTGGGTAGCTACCTTTGGAGGGGGAATTTGTGTAAAGACCTCTCCATCCGGAGTCAATGAGTTCAGAACCTTTTTCAATGATGATGACTGGCTCAAAAACATCCGCTATCTCATGATGGACAGAAGGGGCGAGATCTGGGCCGGAACAAGCAACGGAGTGTTCCGTTTTAATCCTGACGCCCTATTGAAAAATCCTAAAGCCTACAAACATTACACCTTTGACATAGAAGACAAAACAAGTCTCAGCAATCCTGAAATCCGCTATATTTATGAAGATTCCAAAGGGGGAATCTGGTTAGCAACAGCCGGAGGGGGATTGAATCAGTTTATGGGCGAAAACGAAAAAGGGCAAGGCATCTTTAAGGTTTTTGGCACACATCAGGGTATGGCGAACGATAATATTATGGCCATTCAGGAAGACAAATCAGGCTGCCTCTGGATCAGTACGGAAAGTGGATTACACAAGTACAATCCGAAAACCAATCTTTTCCAGAACTACAATTTCTCAAATGATTTTTCTGCCAATATCTTTTCCGAGGCTGCGGCACTGACCTGTCGCAATGGAAAGATGTTGTGGGGTAGCCTCAACGGTTTCTATGCCTTTTTTCCGAATAAACTCAACGAAAGCTACCGGGGAAAAAACAGAGTCGTGCTTACCGGGTTATTAATTTTCGATGAAGATGCCCCAATCGGTGAAAAGGGCGCTCCTCTGAAGAAAGCCATTACTTTTGCCGATAAGATTGTTCTGAAAGCTGCTGACAAGGTTTTCCACATCGAATTTGCCAATCTTAATTTCAAGAATCCGAAAGCTAACCAGTATATGTATATGCTGGAAAATTATGAAAAGCGCTGGAACGTATCGGGCTCATACAACGTGGCCACCTATCGCAACGTGCCTCCGGGCAAATATACATTTATGGTCAAATCGGCCAACAGTGAAGGGGGGTGGGACGATAATGTTACTACGATAGAGGTGATTATCGAACCTCCGTTCTGGAGGTCAAACATTGCCATCCTCCTCTACATTATCTTGCTGGGCGCCGCCGGATATTTCGCCTATGGGTTGATTACGAAATTCCATCGTCTGAATAACGCAGTAAAACTGGAGCGCCAGTTGACCGATTATAAATTGCGTTTCTTTACCAATATCAGTCACGAATTCCGTACTCCGCTTACCCTGATTAAGGGTAGTGTAGATACCCTGAATGAACTGAAAAGCAAAATGGCGGATCCGTTGCAACATCTGGTGGAAGGGTTGGATAAAAACACCACGCACCTGATGCGTTTGATTGACCAGTTACTGGAATTCCGTAAGCTTCAGAACAACAAGCAGAAACTGAACCTTCAAAAGGTAGAAGCGGTTAAATTCCTCAAAGAGATATTCATCAGCTTCAGTGATGTCGCCGCTAAAATGAACATCGAATACAGATTCCTGCCTTCTCCGGATATGATTCCGATCTATCTGGATAAAAACAAGGTCGATAAAATCGTATTTAATCTCTTGTCAAATGCCTTCAAATTTACCCCCCGTGGTGGGAATATCACGCTGACTGCCGAAGAAGACGATGCGGCAAACGTTTTGCGAATCTCTGTAGCAGATAATGGAATCGGTATCCCCAAAGAGAAACAGGATCTGCTTTTCAGCCGGTTTATGCAGATTAATTTCTCGGTAACGGGCACTGGCATCGGATTATCTCTGGTCAATGAATTTACGACATTGCACAAAGGGAAAGTCAGTTTTGCCGAAAACGAAGGAGGTGGCTCTGTTTTCACCATCGAACTTCCGTTAGAGAATCATATTTACGAAAAGGATGATTTTGTAAATGAGCAGGTGGTTGTTACGGGTAGTGACAATAAAAAAGAGGTGATGAATCTCTCTGAATTTATTGAAAATGGTAATGAGACGTTGCTCAACCTGCTTCCGAATGTACCGAGTGCGGATACCAAATACAAAGTACTGGTGATCGATGATAACGATGATATCCGTAATTTCCTCACTGAAAAGCTCAGCCCTCACTTTGAAGTAATCACGGCTGAAGATGGGAATATCGGTATCAAGCGCAGTATGGAAGATGACCCCGACTTGATCATCTGCGACGTGATGATGCCGGGTATGAACGGATTTGAACTGACCCGGAAGCTGAAAGATAACTTCGCTACTTGCCACATCCCGGTAGTGTTACTCACGGCCTACATTGCCGATGAATACAATACCGAAGGAATCGAAGCCGGAGCGGATGCCTATATCACGAAGCCGTTCAGCATGAATCACCTGATGCTTCAGATCAATAAGTTGCTGGAAAAACGCGAACGTCTGCGCAAACATTACGGCAACAATGCGCCAATTGCAGAAGCTGAACCTGAGACTTTCAACCAAATCCCGGACAGAGACAGCCAGTTCCTGACGCTCGTGGAAGAGATTATGGATAAGAACCTCGACAATCCCGATTTCTCAGTAGATGAATTTGCTCAAATGACAAATACCGGCCGGACGCTCTTCTTCAAGAAGATCAAATATCTGACTGGTTATTCGCCAAACGAATTTATCCGTAACCGGAGGATGAAAAAGGCCGCCGAGTTGCTGATGACGCAGAAATACAACGTTTCGGAAGTCTCATACATGGTGGGTATCAACGACCCATTCTATTTCAGTAAATGCTTCAAAGCGCAGTACGGATGCTCGCCATCCCGCTTCCCTGAAGATTACAAGAAAGAGAGCTAAAACAGATGATACTAAAAATGCCTGAACAATCACATCGTTCAGGCATTTTTCATATCATCTGTTCTGTTGTTCCTATTCGGCCAACTCGATTTTCGTCTTCATATTTTTAATCTTCTCGTTGCGTACAAGTTGTAGCAAAGTTTTCACTTTATCCCGCTTAATGGCTGCAAACGAGTAGAACTCCTTCACCTCCACGATACCCAGTTCGTCCTTTTGCAATTCCCCTTTCTTGAACAGGAACCCGACGATATCCATCTTGCTGAGTTTGTCTTTTTTGCCTTTCCCAATGTAAAGTGTTGCCCATTCAGGCTGAGCTGGTTGTCCCAGCTTTCCCGGGAGAGTCATATTTTCCGGAACAGGTTGAATATATTCGGGTAAATATTCATTCGGATTGAGCAAAAGAATGGAAGTACCGGTCGCTCCCATGCGCGCAGTACGACCGTTGCGGTGGATAAAGCTATCCTCATTGACCGGAAGCTGGAAATGCACTACATTTTTCACGGCCGGAATATCGAGACCGCGGGCAGCCAGGTCTGTCGAGATAAATACCGAACAGCTACCGTTGCGGAATTTCGATAAAGCCCGTTCGCGTTCCGGCTGTTCGAGGCCGCCGTGGAAGTATTCCACCTCCACACGATGCTCTCGCAAATAGTCTGCAACATTCTCTACAAACTCACGCTGATTGCAAAAAACCAGCGTTGACGCATTTCCCAGATGGCAAATCAATTGATACAGCGTCTGCATCTTATCGGACGTAGCACCGCAAAGAGTTTTCACAGAAAGACCTTCGAGTTCATTGTTTTCCACCAGATAATTCAGCTTCGCCGGACGATTCAATCCCGTAAATTCAGGAATCTCCTCGGTGTCGGTAGCTGAGGTCAGCATTCGTTTTTCAACCGATTTCAATGAAGAAATCACCGCCTCCATCTGTGCCTGAAAACCAAACTCCAGCGATTTGTCAAATTCATCCAAAACGAGGGTATGCACTTTACTCAAATCAACGTGACCACGGTCAATGTGATCAATCAGACGGCCGGGAGTAGCAATCAGCAAGGCAGGAGGAGTCTCCAGCATCCGCTTCTCGTTGTTCATCGGACGACCACCGAAGCAGCAATTCACCTTATAACCGGTTCCCATACTGCGGAAAACCTGCTCGATTTGTTGCGCCAATTCGCGCGATGGAGCCAGTACCAAAGCCTGAATGGTGCTAACATCTGGGTTCAGTTTCAGTAAAAGAGGGAGCAGATAGGCGAGCGTCTTGCCCGACCCGGTAGGAGAAAGCAATATCACATCGCTGTTCTTTTGGTTCGCTTCGAGAGAAGCCTGCTGCATTTCGTTGAGCGACGCGATGCCCATGTTGGACAGCGTCTTTTCGATTAAAGTGGAATGTTGTAACATGCTGCAAAGATACACCAAATAACGTTGTACCCCAACGGGTTACTTTTATTTAAGTGGAAATGAGGCGGGTAGTTAAGTGACGTTAGGGACATCCGGAGAAGTATCTTGTCGTCTCGCTACATTTTGGTGATTTTGGAATCTCATTCCCCTTCGGAAATGTAGGGAAATAAAATGCAGCTCCAACACCGACAGGCGTCATCTATTTGGAAATGTTCTACTTAAATATTTGGCACGATATATGCAAATGAGTCTATAGAATAAAACGTAAACTCAATCCAAACACCCCCGTTATGCAAGAACTAAAAGAATTAAGCGACCTCGCTCTCGCTATTTATGAAGAAGGAGATAAATACCTCGGCACCCTCTCCCGTTCATTGGAGAAGAAGAGCCGCTTTGGCAACGACCTGCTTTACAGTATGGCCGTGATGTGTTGCGAAAAACTGTTTGTCGCTTTGCTCTATCACTACGACGAATTTGCAGAGCACCACATGCCTATCGCCCTCTATAACGATGCTGCAAAAGTGGAAACCGAGCTGACTCCGGAGATGAAAGATACCTGCCGACTGATTAATAAATTTGAATCCATCTGCTCCATTGATGGCTTTGGTTACAAAACACCGACCGATGAAGATTTGAAGAAAATGATTACCGGTCTTCAGGATATTCATGCGTTGGTGACTAAACGGATAAAAGGGTAATACTTATCATCAGTTTAAATATAAGATCCTTTACAAAATCCCCCTACCGCACCACTAGTGACAAGGGGATTTTGAATCAAAAGCGTCTCAGAAGCACTCGTGACCGATAAATTAGCGCTCTGGAGTGCTAAATGGCGCTTCCGACCGCTAAGTTGGCGGTAATTACCGCCTCGCTGGCACTCCGGACCGGTAACTTAACGCTCAAGAGTGCTAACCTGGCACTCTTGAGCGCCATTCTGTCGGTCGAGAGCGCTAGATTGTCGCTCTCGACCGCTAATCTGGCGCTCCGGACCATCTCCGGGACGCTCTCGACCGATAAATTGTCGGTCCGGAGCGACTTCAAGTCGGTAATTTCCGTCTCAGAGTCGAAACCGACCGACAAAAAGTCGAAATGGACCGACTCGGAGACACTCCGGAGCGACTCTGAGACGGTCGGAAGCGACTTCAAGTCGGAATGGAGCGACTCGAAGTCGGTCGAGAGCGAGTTGAACTCGCTTTTTCCTGATAAAATCAACAACCTCTGAAATAGGGTTAAGTCAATTTCAATCGGTGTATGATAGTTGAATTTTCGTACATTTGAACGCTTGATATTCACCTCAAAGTTTAACCCGACTTCAGCCATGAGAAAACTGACTTTGCTATTCCTTTTCCTGACCAGCACACTCTACATCATAGCTCAAACCGAACGTGACGCCCAGCTTTGGCAAAAGGGCGAACTTGAGTTTGACATCAGCCGCCGTTACAGTTTCAGCCTGCAGGATGAAGCCCGACTGACCGACAACATGCAACACCTCTCCTACTACTATTTCGACTTTGGCAATGTGATAAAATTCGGCAAATCCTTGCGTCTGGGACTGGATTACGTCTTGGTGGAAAAGGAGAAAAAGGATGGTTTTTACAGTACCCGTAACCAGTACAACGTTTACCTGAGCATGCGTCATAAATACCACCGCTACCTCTTTTATAACCGCATACTTACCGAAGGGCAATGGGTCGATTACAAAACTTCCGAGAATGGACACGAGTTGCAGGATAAATTCCTACGTGACAAAGTCACCCTACGCTACAAGCTAAAGAAATACCTCTATCCCTACGTAGAAGATGAGCTCTACTACCGCCTACAACGCGACGGTAACAAAAATCCGGATGGCTTTGACCGCAACCGCTTCTACGTCGGCCTGCTCTACAACCTGACGGACAACTTCAAGCTCGATTTCTTCTCCATGTATGAGAATAACTTCAACTGCGTTCCGCATGCGCAAAACTTTGTGTACGGGGTGGGATTTTCGAGGACACTTTTCTAATGATTGGATAATTTGTTTGGTGGAATGGGTATATTTTTATTGTCTAGACAATAAAAATATACCCATTCCACCAATCATGAAATATTTAATTAGCCTACTCTCTTCATTAATGTTACTACCTTGTCTTGCACAAGTTTGTGAAAATGATTTGATAATTGAAAACTTCATTCATAATCTTAAACAACAAGGTATTGATACGATAATGACCTATGATATCCGGAGTGTTGGTAGTGGTTCTACAATAATTATGAACGTTAAGGACACTTGCTATTACGATGAAGAACCTGATGTATCATATATAATGTGGAAAAATAAGGGTCAAACCTCTATTGCTAAAGTCAGCACTTGTGACTGTTTTGTATATGATACAATTCAATATAATCTTAATCAAGTATGGAACTTCTATTTTAAGAACAAAACAGTCCTTAAGAAAGAGAAGATCTTCTCTCCTGAAATTCAACTTAAAACATATCGTGCAGCCTGTAATGTTGATCATTACTCTTATACGCAAATATTGATTCAGGCTAAAAAGGATAAATTTATTTTCACGCTTAACCATTTCTATCTCACAAAATGGATTGAAGGAAAGTTGAACCTAAACCATTATAGAAATACAAGAACACTACAATATAGGCTACAAGTTCTTATAGAAAAAGAAGTGAAGAAGATAGAATCTGAGAAACTTATACAAAGACGATTACGTCCAACTTACATTGGTTTTAAGAAACAATGATTGAACCCAGTATTGCATTTAACGCACAAAAGCCACCGCTCTTCCGAACGATGGCTTTTTTAGTGTAGATGCTAATCACACACTTCTTATTATAGAGGTGCACAGCAAGATTGCGGTACGTCTGAAATAATTATTCCCACTCGATAGTTGCCGGTGGTTTAGAACTGATGTCATAAACTACGCGGTTCACACCTTTTACTTTGTTGATGATTTCGTTGGAAACGTGAGCGAGGAATTCGTAAGGCAAGTGCGCCCAGTCGGCAGTCATCGCGTCAGATGAAGTCACGGCACGCAGTGCAACGGTGTTCTCGTAAGTACGCTCATCACCCATTACCCCTACCGAACGAACCGGCAACAGGATAGTTCCCGCCTGCCATACCTTGTCGTAAAGATCCCATTCGCGCAAGCCGTTGATATAGATATCGTCAGCCTCTTGCAGGATGCGAACTTTCTCCGCAGTAATATCGCCAAGGATACGGATGCCGAGACCCGGGCCCGGGAACGGGTGGCGTTTGATCAAGTGAGGCATCATGCCAAGGGCTGTACCCACGCTACGAACCTCATCTTTGAAGAGCAGACGAAGCGGCTCTACCAGTTTCAGTTTCATTTTCTCGGGAAGACCGCCCACGTTGTGGTGCGATTTGATAGTCGTTCCGGTAATCGAAAGCGACTCAATGATATCAGGGTAAATGGTTCCTTGTCCCAACCATTTTACGTCTTGTATTTTATGAGCTTCCTGATCGAAGATGTCGATAAAGCCCTTACCGATGATCTTACGTTTTTCTTCAGGATCAGTCACGCCAGCCAATTCTCCATAGAATTTAGCTTTGGCATCCACTCCGATTACGTTCAGACCGAGGTGAGCGTAGTCTTCGAGTACTTTCTCGAATTCGTTTTTGCGAAGCAGACCGTTATCTACAAAGATACAAGTCAGGTTCTCGCCAATCGCTTTGTTAAGCAACACTGCCACAACCGAAGAATCCACACCACCCG
Proteins encoded in this window:
- the guaA gene encoding glutamine-hydrolyzing GMP synthase; this translates as MHEKIIILDFGSQTTQLIGRRVREMNTYCEIVPYNKFPYNDPTVKGVILSGSPFSVYDESAFKADLSELRTKMPVLGICYGAQFISHTSGGTVEPAGTREYGRANIASLENSDPLLKGVEQGDQVWMSHGDTITRIPDNFKIIASTKEVDIAAYRVQGEETWGVQFHPEVFHSLCGTQILSNFLDICECKRDWTPASFIEETVKNLKEQIGNDKVILALSGGVDSSVVAVLLNKAIGENLTCIFVDNGLLRKNEFEKVLEDYAHLGLNVIGVDAKAKFYGELAGVTDPEEKRKIIGKGFIDIFDQEAHKIQDVKWLGQGTIYPDIIESLSITGTTIKSHHNVGGLPEKMKLKLVEPLRLLFKDEVRSVGTALGMMPHLIKRHPFPGPGLGIRILGDITAEKVRILQEADDIYINGLREWDLYDKVWQAGTILLPVRSVGVMGDERTYENTVALRAVTSSDAMTADWAHLPYEFLAHVSNEIINKVKGVNRVVYDISSKPPATIEWE